Proteins encoded within one genomic window of Candidatus Zixiibacteriota bacterium:
- a CDS encoding M1 family metallopeptidase, with the protein MKLLLLISLLWSSVAAGNEPLVADDEQQMSPAEMHRYLGAAKASALSERRVASQLATGGRLDGTQINYDMKFYDIAIRIDDTAEVLYGRIGFTAAAAASEVTQIQIDLQADMVADSIVAPSGPLGFYRDGDIVVVQLDRLYTDGELFQFDFYYHGHPNQGGFMGFSFDFNAYGSKVISSLSEPYYARSWWPCKDRMDDKADSFAIAIEVDTAFYVASNGTLDSVIAPGGNSHVYYYTGHHPMASYLFSVAISDYEVWYDEWNYNDGQVIMPIVHAVYPERLSYSLGKYNVTPEALTVLSDLYGVYPFADEKYGHANFEWGGGMEHQTMTSMTSANFGFSEPVVVHEMAHQWWGDMITCESWSDIWLNEGWATYTEALYYLHKSGWTAYHDYMADMCYAGGGTIYVYDTTDVWTIFNTGLSYDKAAWVLHMLRHVIGDSAFFAGIEAYYNSEYQYGSAKTEDFQEIFEQVSGRDLSDFFSEWIYGTYRPDYEFAYLQEASDQGGIDLYLLVLQTQTTSPQVFDMPVDFFFDFQSVPDDTLTFEVNDRREMFKLNFPSYVNNIFLDPSNWIMKYADEVSFKARIVTGDDDLSEGQFQQTYEDTLISKGGTGWYVYTIVSGTLPPGLVLDDEGIITGVPSDTGLYPFRARVVDNGAGYIDEVDFTIHVGPLPPLAGDVDYNNDGPDVSDLVYLVDYMFRHGPRPIDLNRADVNASCQVDIVDLVKFVDFMFREGPPLVYGCAE; encoded by the coding sequence GTGAAATTACTGCTACTTATTTCGCTCTTATGGTCATCGGTTGCAGCCGGTAATGAGCCGCTAGTAGCGGATGATGAACAACAGATGTCTCCGGCTGAGATGCATCGGTATCTAGGCGCAGCCAAAGCTTCGGCTCTATCCGAACGACGAGTTGCTTCGCAACTGGCTACCGGGGGAAGACTCGACGGTACTCAGATAAATTATGACATGAAATTCTACGATATCGCCATTCGGATCGATGACACGGCCGAAGTGCTCTACGGACGGATTGGTTTCACGGCTGCTGCGGCTGCTTCCGAAGTTACCCAGATTCAAATTGATCTTCAGGCCGATATGGTGGCCGACTCTATTGTCGCTCCCTCGGGGCCGCTGGGGTTTTATCGTGACGGTGATATCGTCGTAGTCCAACTTGACCGTTTGTATACGGACGGCGAATTATTTCAGTTTGATTTCTATTATCACGGCCACCCGAACCAGGGTGGTTTTATGGGATTTTCATTCGATTTCAACGCCTATGGATCCAAAGTCATTTCTTCACTTTCGGAACCATATTATGCCCGTTCGTGGTGGCCCTGTAAGGATCGTATGGACGACAAGGCGGACAGCTTCGCCATTGCAATCGAAGTCGATACGGCATTTTACGTGGCTTCGAACGGCACACTTGATTCGGTGATTGCTCCCGGCGGCAACAGCCATGTCTATTATTACACCGGGCATCACCCCATGGCCAGTTATCTGTTCTCCGTTGCGATTTCAGACTATGAAGTCTGGTACGATGAATGGAACTACAACGACGGCCAGGTGATTATGCCGATCGTTCATGCCGTTTATCCTGAGCGCCTCAGTTATTCCCTGGGGAAATATAACGTCACGCCGGAGGCGTTGACGGTTCTGTCGGACCTTTACGGTGTTTATCCGTTCGCCGATGAAAAATACGGCCATGCCAATTTCGAATGGGGCGGCGGTATGGAACACCAGACCATGACCTCCATGACCAGTGCGAATTTCGGTTTCAGTGAGCCGGTGGTAGTACACGAAATGGCTCATCAATGGTGGGGGGACATGATAACCTGCGAATCCTGGTCCGATATCTGGTTGAACGAAGGCTGGGCTACCTATACTGAAGCTTTGTACTATCTGCATAAGTCCGGCTGGACCGCTTATCATGATTATATGGCCGATATGTGCTATGCGGGCGGAGGGACTATCTACGTTTATGATACAACCGATGTCTGGACCATTTTTAACACCGGATTGTCCTACGATAAAGCCGCCTGGGTGCTTCACATGCTGCGTCATGTCATTGGCGACTCGGCCTTTTTTGCCGGAATAGAGGCTTATTATAACTCTGAATATCAATACGGCTCGGCTAAAACCGAGGATTTTCAGGAGATTTTCGAACAAGTGTCCGGGCGCGATTTAAGTGACTTTTTCTCCGAGTGGATTTACGGTACCTATCGGCCGGACTATGAGTTCGCTTACCTGCAGGAAGCCTCCGATCAAGGTGGCATCGACCTGTACCTGCTGGTGCTCCAGACACAAACCACGTCGCCGCAAGTATTCGACATGCCGGTTGACTTTTTCTTCGACTTTCAATCAGTGCCGGATGATACCCTGACTTTCGAGGTTAACGATCGCCGCGAGATGTTCAAACTCAATTTCCCGAGCTATGTGAATAACATCTTCCTCGATCCTTCCAATTGGATCATGAAGTATGCCGATGAGGTTTCTTTCAAGGCGCGGATCGTAACCGGCGATGATGACTTGTCGGAAGGGCAATTTCAGCAGACGTATGAAGATACCCTGATCTCAAAGGGCGGCACCGGCTGGTATGTGTATACGATCGTCTCAGGGACATTGCCGCCCGGCCTGGTTCTGGACGACGAAGGGATTATCACCGGCGTGCCGAGCGATACCGGGTTGTATCCATTCCGAGCCAGAGTGGTTGATAACGGCGCCGGCTACATCGATGAGGTAGATTTTACTATTCATGTTGGTCCTTTACCGCCTTTGGCCGGTGATGTCGATTACAATAATGACGGACCGGATGTCTCCGATCTTGTCTATCTGGTTGACTATATGTTCAGGCATGGACCGCGCCCTATCGATTTGAACCGGGCTGATGTCAACGCTTCCTGTCAGGTGGATATCGTTGATTTGGTGAAATTCGTGGACTTCATGTTCCGTGAAGGCCCACCGCTGGTCTATGGCTGCGCCGAGTGA